A genomic stretch from Malus domestica chromosome 15, GDT2T_hap1 includes:
- the LOC103440429 gene encoding deoxyuridine 5'-triphosphate nucleotidohydrolase, translating to MPQQDVQNGSHEVKEPTPKIAKLHENGDVSGNFAPFFRVKKLSEKAVLPARGSPLSAGYDLSSATETKVPARGKALVPTDLSIAVPEGTYARIAPRSGLAWKHSIDVGAGVIDADYRGPVGVVLFNFSDVDFEIKEGDRIAQLIIEKIIIPDVVEVEDLDSTFRGAGGFGSTGV from the exons ATGCCCCAGCAAGACGTGCAGAACGGAAGCCATGAAGTCAAAGAGCCGACTCCCAAGATCGCCAAGCTTCACGAAAACGGCGACGTTTCTGGAAACTTTGCCCCATTTTTCCGGGTGAAGAAGCTCTCTGAAAAGGCAGTTTTGCCGGCCAGAGGTTCCCCTCTCTCTGCAGGCTATGATCTCTCAAG CGCGACGGAGACGAAAGTTCCGGCCAGAGGAAAAGCCCTGGTCCCAACCGATCTGAGCATTGCCGTCCCTGAGGGAACCTATGCCCGAATTG CGCCACGATCGGGGCTGGCATGGAAGCACTCGATTGATGTCGGAGCTGGTGTCATCGATGCAGATTACAGAGGTCCGGTTGGGGTGGTGCTGTTCAACTTTTCTGATGTTGATTTTGAGATCAAGGAGGGTGACAGGATTGCACAGCTGATCATTGAGAAGATCATCATCCCTGATGTTGTGGAGGTTGAGGATTTGGATTCCACGTTCAGAGGTGCCGGAGGGTTTGGGTCTACCGGTGTTTAG
- the LOC103440430 gene encoding glucose-6-phosphate isomerase, cytosolic: MASSVLISDTQPWKDLKAHVEDIKKTHLRNLLNDVKRSQAMTVEFDGLLLDYSRQCATVETLQKLLKLAEAASLKEKINRMFGGEHINSTENRSVLHVALRAPRDAAIQCDGKNVVPDVWEVLDKIQKFSESIRSGSWVGATGKVLKDVIAVGIGGSFLGPLFVHTALQTDPEAMEAAKGRQLHFLANVDPIDVARNIAGFNPETTLVVVVSKTFTTAETMLNARTLREWISSSLGPAAVAKHMVAVSTNLTLVEKFGIDPRNAFAFWDWVGGRYSVCSAVGVLPLSLQYGFSVVEKFLKGASSIDQHFYSTPFEKNIPVLLGLLSIWNVSFLGYPARAILPYSQALEKLAPHIQQVSMESNGKGVSIDGVILPFETGEIDFGEPGTNGQHSFYQLIHQGRVIPCDFIGVVKSQQPVYLKGEVVSNHDELMSNFFAQPDALAYGKHPEQLKKENVPEHLINHKTFTGNRPSLSLLLPSLNAYNIGQLLAIYEHRIAVEGFVWGINSFDQWGVELGKSLASQVRKQLNASRTKGQPIEGFNYSTTSLLTKYLEASKDIPADLPTLLPQI; this comes from the exons ATGGCTTCGTCTGTTCTGATCTCTGATACTCAGCCGTGGAAGGATTTGAAG GCTCACGTTGAAGACATAAAGAAGACCCATTTGCGCAACTTGCTGAACGATGTCAAGCGGTCCCAGGCAATGACGGT TGAGTTTGATGGGCTCCTGTTGGACTACTCGCGGCAGTGTGCCACAGTTGAAACCTTGCAGAAGCTCCTCAAGTTGGCGGAG GCTGCATCCCTCAAAGAGAAGATTAATCGAATGTTTGGTGGAGAGCAT ATAAACAGCACAGAAAATAGATCGGTGCTTCATGTTGCTCTTCGTGCTCCAAGGGATGCAGCTATACAGTGTGATGGGAAAAATGTGGTCCCAGATGTTTGGGAAGTTCTGGACAAGATCCAAAAGTTCTCAGAGAGTATTCGAAGTGGATCTTGG GTTGGAGCGACAGGAAAAGTATTGAAGGATGTTATTGCGGTTGGTATTGGTGGCAGCTTCTTAGGTCCTCTATTTGTGCACACAGCTCTTCAAACAG ATCCAGAGGCTATGGAAGCAGCAAAGGGAAGGCAGCTGCATTT TCTTGCAAATGTTGATCCTATTGATGTTGCCAGAAATATTGCAGGGTTCAACCCAGAAACTACCCTTG TTGTGGTAGTTTCAAAGACTTTTACAACAGCTGAAACTATGTTGAATGCTCGAACCCTTAGGGAATGGATTTCATCTTCTCTCGG GCCTGCTGCAGTTGCAAAGCATATGGTTGCAGTCAGCACTAATCTTACG CTTGTAGAGAAATTTGGAATTGACCCAAGAAATGCTTTTGCATTTTGGGACTGGGTTGGTGGCCGATATAGTG TTTGTAGTGCTGTTGGAGTGTTGCCTTTATCTCTTCAGTATGGGTTCTCAGTTGTTGAGAA GTTCTTAAAGGGAGCTTCAAGCATTGATCAACACTTCTACTCAACACCATTTGAGAAAAATATACCT GTTCTTTTAGGTCTGTTGAGCATATGGAATGTATCATTTCTTGGATACCCTGCAAGA GCTATCTTACCATACTCCCAAGCACTGGAGAAGCTTGCTCCGCACATTCAACAG gTTAGCATGGAAAGTAACGGCAAGGGTGTATCAATTGATGGTGTAATACTTCCCTTTGAGACTGGTGAAATTGACTTTGGTGAACCTGGAACAAATGGTCAGCACAGCTTTTACCAACTAATTCACCAG GGTCGTGTTATTCCTTGTGACTTTATTGGTGTTGTGAAGAGTCAGCAACCTGTTTACCTGAAAG GTGAAGTGGTGAGTAATCATGATGAGCTCATGTCTAACTTTTTTGCACAGCCCGATGCCCTTGCCTATGGAAAG CACCCAGAACAGCTGAAGAAAGAGAATGTTCCAGAGCATCTTATCAATCATAAG ACTTTCACTGGAAATCGGCCATCTCTCAGCCTGCTGCTTCCATCACTTAATGCTTACAACATCGGGCAG TTGTTGGCAATTTATGAACACAGAATTGCAGTTGAAGGTTTCGTATGGGGAATCAATTCTTTTGACCAATGGGGAGTAGAATTGGGAAAG TCATTGGCTAGTCAAGTTAGAAAGCAACTCAATGCATCTCGTACAAAAGGGCAACCTATCGAGGGCTTCAACTACAGTACCACGTCGTTGTTAACAAAATACTTGGAG GCAAGTAAAGATATCCCTGCTGACCTTCCGACACTTTTGCCACAGATATAG